From Zhongshania aliphaticivorans, one genomic window encodes:
- a CDS encoding polysaccharide deacetylase family protein encodes MSIVLKVDVDTYRGTREGVPRLLALFAKYDIKATFLFSLGPDNTGRALKRIFRPGFFSKVARTSVLEHYGLKTLLYGVLLPGPHIAKNTEQIMRSVVDAGHEVGVHCYDHVRWQDNVRNQGEDWTRNQLNLAMQAFDQYLGCKPTTIGAAGWQLNDFVPHLEAELGFTYASDTRGDTPFFPQTLAATSSCMQIPTTLPTMDELLGANGISGTNIAECLFQHSLKANEYGHVYTLHAEMEGMKLLPAMDQLIQYLIAGEQQFQTLAERHAYLSDREIPMLPITWAEIEGRSGELAMSSF; translated from the coding sequence ATGTCGATAGTATTAAAGGTAGATGTTGACACCTATCGTGGTACACGTGAAGGCGTGCCACGACTGCTTGCCTTGTTCGCTAAATATGATATTAAAGCCACATTTCTGTTCAGCCTTGGCCCAGATAATACTGGCCGTGCACTGAAGCGTATTTTCAGGCCGGGGTTTTTCAGTAAAGTAGCGAGAACCTCAGTACTGGAACACTACGGTTTAAAGACGTTGTTATATGGGGTTCTGCTGCCTGGCCCTCACATCGCAAAAAACACTGAGCAAATTATGCGTTCGGTCGTCGATGCGGGGCACGAGGTTGGCGTACATTGCTACGATCACGTGCGCTGGCAAGACAATGTCCGCAATCAGGGTGAAGACTGGACTCGTAATCAGTTGAACTTGGCAATGCAGGCCTTCGACCAGTATCTTGGTTGTAAACCCACCACAATAGGTGCGGCTGGCTGGCAGCTAAACGATTTTGTGCCGCACTTGGAGGCGGAATTGGGCTTTACATACGCAAGTGATACCCGTGGTGATACCCCATTTTTTCCGCAGACCTTAGCCGCGACAAGCTCTTGCATGCAGATCCCCACTACATTGCCGACCATGGATGAGTTACTTGGTGCCAACGGCATAAGTGGTACCAATATAGCGGAATGCCTCTTTCAGCATAGCTTAAAGGCCAATGAGTACGGTCACGTGTATACCCTGCATGCCGAAATGGAAGGGATGAAGCTGCTGCCCGCAATGGATCAGCTAATACAATACCTCATTGCTGGTGAACAGCAGTTCCAAACACTCGCCGAACGGCATGCTTATCTCTCTGATCGGGAAATTCCGATGCTTCCCATTACATGGGCGGAGATAGAAGGGCGGAGTGGTGAGTTGGCGATGAGTAGTTTTTGA
- a CDS encoding phosphatase PAP2 family protein, with protein sequence MSPAKQILYSLLALFIVTLYFEFSDLDLWVQSFFYDFSRQSWALSIEGHPWRHILLYDAPKKILGILELSLLVSLLFFRKHTLIQKYHSGLLIVMLTLPLGPSVVSSLKGTTNVACPYDLTQYGGDTPYIRLFERYPAGKKPAKQQRCFPAGHASGGFALLALYFLPQSRRRRRQMLAVALLAGWTMGMYKMLLGHHFFSHTLTSMILCWLVANCIALIVTPHSLYERQKQPRSTESVDAPSFATD encoded by the coding sequence ATGTCTCCGGCGAAACAAATTCTATATTCTCTGTTAGCTCTTTTTATTGTCACGCTGTATTTTGAATTCAGCGACTTGGATTTGTGGGTACAGAGTTTTTTTTATGATTTTAGCCGGCAAAGCTGGGCGTTGAGCATCGAGGGCCATCCCTGGCGACATATATTGCTCTACGACGCGCCTAAAAAAATACTGGGAATTCTTGAGCTTTCTCTACTGGTCAGCTTATTGTTTTTCCGAAAACACACTCTAATTCAGAAATACCACAGCGGTTTGCTAATCGTAATGCTGACACTTCCACTTGGCCCTTCAGTAGTGTCATCATTAAAAGGCACCACTAATGTTGCCTGCCCGTATGACCTCACTCAATACGGTGGCGACACGCCATATATTCGACTGTTTGAACGCTACCCGGCCGGGAAAAAGCCGGCCAAGCAGCAACGTTGCTTTCCTGCAGGACACGCCAGCGGTGGCTTTGCACTTTTGGCTTTGTACTTTTTACCTCAATCCCGACGCCGTCGCCGCCAAATGTTGGCCGTAGCGCTATTAGCGGGGTGGACGATGGGTATGTATAAAATGCTGCTAGGTCACCATTTCTTCAGTCACACATTAACATCTATGATTTTGTGCTGGCTCGTAGCGAATTGCATTGCGCTGATAGTAACCCCCCATTCGTTATACGAGCGTCAAAAACAACCTCGATCAACAGAATCGGTCGACGCACCGAGTTTCGCGACAGATTAA